A region of the Andreesenia angusta genome:
AGTCCATCAGCATCTACAGACTCCAGCCTTTTAGCTACAAGCGCCACATCCCCTAAACTTGTCTTTTCCTTGATTATATCATCTACGTTTCCTAGTGCCAACTCGCTTTTGAGCTTGTTTAACTCCTTTTCAAGCGACCTGACTTCTTCGCTCAAGTTCTGGGCCTTTGTCACTATGTCTTTCTTGTTGGCCTTCAGCACTTGGGCAACGCTGTCTACAGTTTCGCTCTGCTCTTTAAAGTACTTGTAAGCCTCGCTTCCAGTCACAGCCTCTATCCTTCTAGTTCCAGACGCTATTCCGCCTTCTGAAACCACCTTGAACATGCCTATCTGGCTTGAGTTGCCTATGTGAGTTCCACCGCACAGCTCCTTGCTGTAGTCTCCTATCTCCACAAGCCTTACAGTCTCTCCGTACTTCTCTCCGAAGAGAGCTTGAGCTCCTCTTGCTCTGGCTTCATCTATGGAAGTCTCCTCTACCACGACATCAAGTGCCGAAAGTATCTGCTCGTTGACTATGTCCTCTATCTTCTCAAGCTCTTCTTTCTTTACAGGCTCGAAGTGGGTGAAGTCGAATCTCATCCTCTCAGGCATTACAAGCGATCCCGCCTGATTTACATGCTCACCTAGCACATCTTTAAGCGCCTGATGCAGTATATGCGTAACAGAGTGGTTTCTGGCAGTGTCCATTCTGCTCTTCTTGTTTACCTCTGCTGAGACCATGTCCCTTATAGCGACTGTGCCCTCTAGCACTTTCACTATGTGGAATATTACGTCTCCCTCTTTTCTGGTGTCTAGAACCTTTACAGTCGTACCCTCGGAAGTCATAAAGCCCTTGTCTCCGACCTGGCCTCCACCCTCTGGATAGAACGGAGTCTGCTCTAACACTATTATGCCTTCCTGCCCTTCCGATATGGACTCGACTTTCTTGGAGTCTACGTATACAGCAAGCACCCTAGACTCGATTGAAAGGCTGTCGTAGCCTTTGAACTCCACTTCTGTGTCCAGGCTGAAGTCTGCCTTGCCTTCCTTATTCCATCCGGCTGTATCGGCTTCTTCTCTGGCCTTTCTAGCTCTGTCTCTCTGAGCTTCCATTTCGCTGCTGAATCCAGCTTCGTCTACAGAATACCCTTTCTCCTCTAGTATCTCTTTTGTAAGGTCTAGAGGGAATCCGTAGGTGTCGTAGAGCTTGAACGATTTCTCTCCTGAAAGCTCTGTTTGACCATTCGACACCATGTCTTCCATATAGCCATCTAGAATGTCTATACCCTGGTCTATCGTCTCCTGGAACTTCTCTTCCTCGATTTCAACTATCTTGACTATCTGGCTCTGCTTTTCTACAAGCTCGTCGTACTCGACTTTCCAAGACTCTATAACTTCTGCCACTAGGTCCTTTAGGAAGTTCTCGTTTATGCCGAGCAGCTTTCCATGTCTTGAAGCCCTTCTTATAAGCCTTCTAAGCACATAGCCTCTTCCCTCGTTGCTAGGGATGACTCCGTCTCCTACTAGGAAAGTCACAGCTCTTATATGGTCTGCTATTACCCTGAAAGAAAGTCCCTCTTTCTCATCTCTCTTGTATGTCTTTCCGCTTCTAGATTCAACCCAAGATATAAGCGACTTCATTACATCTATCTCAAATATATTGTCTGTCTTTTGAAGCACTGCTGCAATTCTTTCAAGCCCCATGCCTGTATCTATATTGGGCTTTTCAAGAAGGTTGTAGTTTCCGTTCTCGTCTTTGTCGTACTGTGAAAACACGAGGTTCCAAACCTCTATATACCTGTCGCAGTCGCAGCCAGGCTTGCAGTCTGGATT
Encoded here:
- the alaS gene encoding alanine--tRNA ligase, encoding MENIGLHEIRSRFLEFFREKEHFVQKSYPLVPKNDKSLLLINAGMAPLKPYFLGTEEPPSKRMATSQKCVRTGDIENVGKTARHATFFEMLGSFSFGDYFKKEAIAWAWEFMTEKMGIPVEDLWVSVYLEDDEAFNIWNRDVGVSSHRIVRLGKEDNFWELEVGPCGPCSEIYIDRGAEYGCSNPDCKPGCDCDRYIEVWNLVFSQYDKDENGNYNLLEKPNIDTGMGLERIAAVLQKTDNIFEIDVMKSLISWVESRSGKTYKRDEKEGLSFRVIADHIRAVTFLVGDGVIPSNEGRGYVLRRLIRRASRHGKLLGINENFLKDLVAEVIESWKVEYDELVEKQSQIVKIVEIEEEKFQETIDQGIDILDGYMEDMVSNGQTELSGEKSFKLYDTYGFPLDLTKEILEEKGYSVDEAGFSSEMEAQRDRARKAREEADTAGWNKEGKADFSLDTEVEFKGYDSLSIESRVLAVYVDSKKVESISEGQEGIIVLEQTPFYPEGGGQVGDKGFMTSEGTTVKVLDTRKEGDVIFHIVKVLEGTVAIRDMVSAEVNKKSRMDTARNHSVTHILHQALKDVLGEHVNQAGSLVMPERMRFDFTHFEPVKKEELEKIEDIVNEQILSALDVVVEETSIDEARARGAQALFGEKYGETVRLVEIGDYSKELCGGTHIGNSSQIGMFKVVSEGGIASGTRRIEAVTGSEAYKYFKEQSETVDSVAQVLKANKKDIVTKAQNLSEEVRSLEKELNKLKSELALGNVDDIIKEKTSLGDVALVAKRLESVDADGLRDIADEIKSKLGSVVVVLSAVNDGKIVFTAMATKDLVKRGVHAGNILKEIAKMTGGGGGGRPDMAQAGGKDPEKLDEAMAAVSAIVESQLS